The Micromonospora sp. M71_S20 genome window below encodes:
- a CDS encoding glutaredoxin family protein has product MREPRLTLITRPGCHLCDEAKLALDRVVAVTGDRWTEKDVTDDIELEREYGDRLPVVLLDGKEHGYWRVEEERLLRDLTTPQL; this is encoded by the coding sequence ATGCGTGAGCCCCGACTCACCCTGATCACCCGCCCCGGCTGCCACCTCTGCGACGAGGCGAAACTGGCGCTGGACCGGGTGGTGGCGGTCACCGGGGACCGGTGGACCGAGAAGGACGTCACCGACGACATCGAGCTGGAACGCGAGTACGGCGACCGGCTGCCCGTGGTGCTGCTCGACGGCAAGGAGCACGGCTACTGGCGGGTGGAGGAGGAGCGGCTGCTGCGGGACCTGACCACGCCGCAGCTGTGA
- a CDS encoding AMP-binding protein, whose protein sequence is MARRPRAVPDSATVQDATDSSASTLVERLHRAAAAHGDRPALHWRERTMTWSELDASVTATAHALAALTGARPAGPGPTPGTADPHPPRIAVALGNSPDFVVSCLAALRAGLVAVPVNPGLTAPELRHVLADSGASVLIGTERVRDLVADAAGDLPALVAVHTAPPVADAGHPFPDRGGEDLALLLYTSGTEGRPKGAMLTHRALAANHEQVGRIDPSVVGPDDTVLLALPLFHAYGLNAGLGAVVHHGATGVLVDDLGADAGLAVIARHRVTVLVGVPSMVAAWSTADAAALAAATTSVRVVVCGAAPLEPAVAARFAEVAGRPVHVGYGLTETAPVLTSTLVGGEPKAGSIGRPLPGVELRLVGTDGVDLWRDGVAEPDDDADELDLSDGTPGTDPGQVVVRGANVFSGYWPDGRGGPDADGWWATGDVAYADSDGGLFLVDRIGELILVNGFNVYPHEVELVLSAHPGVAESAVLGVPHPRTGETVRAYVVPAPGRPVTGEELLAHCARNLARFKCPTAVEFVDELPHSVIGKVRKTLLRTASSPTAPVPSPAASPETRPPAPAGASTTEETDA, encoded by the coding sequence ATGGCCCGCAGGCCCCGCGCTGTGCCAGACTCAGCCACCGTGCAGGACGCAACCGACAGCTCCGCCTCGACCCTCGTCGAGCGGCTTCACCGGGCGGCCGCCGCCCACGGCGACCGACCCGCGCTGCACTGGCGCGAGCGGACCATGACCTGGTCCGAACTGGACGCCTCGGTGACGGCCACCGCCCACGCCCTGGCGGCCCTGACCGGGGCGCGACCCGCCGGGCCCGGCCCGACGCCGGGGACCGCCGACCCGCACCCGCCCCGGATCGCCGTCGCGCTCGGCAACTCGCCGGACTTCGTGGTGAGCTGCCTGGCCGCGCTGCGCGCCGGGCTGGTCGCGGTGCCGGTCAACCCCGGCCTCACCGCCCCCGAGCTGCGGCACGTGCTGGCCGACTCCGGCGCCTCGGTGCTGATCGGCACCGAGCGGGTGCGCGACCTGGTCGCCGACGCCGCCGGGGACCTGCCCGCGCTCGTCGCCGTGCACACCGCGCCGCCGGTGGCCGACGCCGGTCACCCGTTCCCCGACCGGGGCGGCGAAGACCTGGCGCTGCTGCTCTACACGTCCGGCACCGAGGGACGCCCGAAGGGCGCGATGCTGACGCACCGGGCGCTGGCGGCCAACCACGAGCAGGTCGGCCGCATCGACCCGTCCGTCGTCGGCCCGGACGACACCGTGCTGCTGGCGCTACCGCTGTTCCACGCGTACGGGCTGAACGCGGGGCTGGGCGCGGTCGTCCACCATGGCGCTACCGGGGTGCTGGTCGACGACCTCGGTGCCGACGCGGGGCTGGCCGTGATCGCCCGGCACCGGGTCACCGTGCTGGTCGGCGTACCGTCGATGGTGGCCGCCTGGTCCACGGCGGACGCCGCCGCCCTCGCCGCGGCGACGACGTCGGTCCGGGTCGTGGTCTGCGGCGCGGCGCCGCTGGAGCCGGCCGTCGCGGCGCGCTTCGCCGAGGTCGCCGGTCGCCCGGTGCACGTCGGGTACGGCCTGACCGAGACCGCGCCGGTGCTGACCTCCACCCTGGTCGGCGGGGAGCCGAAGGCCGGCTCCATCGGCCGGCCGCTGCCCGGCGTCGAGCTGCGTCTGGTCGGGACGGACGGGGTCGACCTGTGGCGCGACGGCGTGGCCGAGCCGGACGACGACGCCGACGAGCTCGACCTCTCCGACGGCACGCCGGGCACCGATCCGGGCCAGGTCGTGGTGCGCGGGGCGAACGTCTTCTCCGGCTACTGGCCGGACGGCCGGGGCGGCCCGGACGCCGACGGCTGGTGGGCCACCGGCGACGTGGCGTACGCCGACTCCGACGGCGGCCTCTTCCTGGTGGACCGGATCGGCGAGCTGATCCTGGTCAACGGGTTCAACGTGTACCCGCACGAGGTCGAGCTGGTGCTCTCCGCGCACCCGGGGGTGGCCGAGTCGGCGGTACTGGGTGTGCCGCACCCGCGGACCGGCGAGACTGTCCGGGCGTACGTGGTGCCGGCACCGGGGCGTCCGGTGACCGGTGAGGAGTTGCTCGCCCACTGCGCCCGCAACCTGGCCCGGTTCAAGTGCCCGACCGCCGTCGAGTTCGTCGACGAGTTGCCGCACTCGGTCATCGGCAAGGTACGCAAGACCCTGCTCCGGACGGCGTCGTCCCCGACGGCCCCGGTGCCGTCCCCGGCGGCGTCGCCGGAGACCCGCCCGCCGGCCCCGGCCGGCGCCAGCACGACGGAGGAGACCGATGCGTGA
- a CDS encoding ECF subfamily RNA polymerase sigma factor, BldN family, whose translation MTTFGYAERPAGLTNPAIRGPLNERPAARNPLDDTGSLAVRGEGTSSRTRSRPHQNEPPPRSATPGGNAKPAGGRVAVPARPTMPAQGRRTTEPAKAPDESGAETAVIPAVPAAAAPVNTSTGFPSRPDPSDPATEVWGLVERAQAGESEAFGLIYDRYVDTVFRFVYFRVGNRQLAEDLTSDTFLRALKRIGSFTWQGRDLGAWLVTIARNLVADHFKSGRYRLEVTTGDVLDADREDRGPEGSPEAAVVEHITNVALLSAVKQLNPEQQECIVLRFLQGFSVAETARTMGKNEGAIKALQYRAVRALARLLPDGFQP comes from the coding sequence GTGACCACCTTCGGATACGCGGAACGGCCGGCCGGCCTGACCAACCCGGCAATCCGCGGGCCGCTCAACGAACGGCCCGCCGCCCGGAATCCGCTGGACGACACGGGCAGCCTCGCCGTCCGGGGGGAGGGCACGTCGAGCCGGACCCGCAGCCGGCCACACCAGAACGAACCACCGCCGCGCTCCGCGACACCGGGCGGCAACGCCAAGCCGGCCGGCGGTCGGGTCGCCGTCCCCGCCCGGCCCACCATGCCGGCGCAGGGCCGCCGCACCACGGAGCCGGCCAAGGCGCCCGACGAGTCGGGCGCGGAGACGGCGGTCATCCCGGCGGTGCCGGCCGCCGCCGCGCCGGTCAACACCTCGACGGGCTTCCCCAGCCGTCCGGACCCGTCCGACCCCGCCACCGAGGTCTGGGGGCTGGTCGAGCGGGCCCAGGCCGGCGAGTCCGAGGCGTTCGGGCTGATCTACGACCGGTACGTCGACACCGTGTTCCGGTTCGTCTACTTCCGGGTGGGCAACCGGCAACTCGCCGAGGACCTCACCTCCGACACCTTCCTGCGCGCCCTCAAGCGGATCGGCAGCTTCACCTGGCAGGGGCGCGACCTGGGCGCCTGGCTGGTCACCATCGCCCGGAACCTGGTGGCGGACCACTTCAAGTCCGGCCGCTACCGGCTGGAGGTCACCACCGGGGACGTGCTGGACGCCGACCGCGAGGACCGGGGCCCGGAGGGCAGCCCGGAGGCGGCGGTCGTCGAGCACATCACCAACGTGGCCCTGCTCAGCGCCGTCAAGCAGCTCAACCCGGAGCAGCAGGAGTGCATCGTGCTCCGCTTCCTGCAGGGCTTCTCTGTGGCCGAGACGGCCCGCACGATGGGCAAGAACGAGGGCGCGATCAAGGCGCTCCAGTACCGCGCGGTACGCGCCCTGGCCCGGCTGCTGCCCGACGGCTTCCAACCGTAG
- a CDS encoding DUF5667 domain-containing protein: MDSNLFSRRRAERFAQLLDEANGGRRHHVRSRADDQLAALVAVGQRLPAAPPAVEVDPEFRTGLRAMLLATAEREGIGAPAAVTAEPSSRRSAADAGRNRLLPAVTARRARARGAILVGVAAGAVALSGISAASENAVPGDALYGMKRSTERAQLALASSDVSRGQLFLDFARTRLAEAAALRGDEDGFSAVLDDMDADTRQGVRLLTTAATQRSDPAALDAVNSFLTGQRRAVGGLLDDASRAERDRTRRSLALLDAARKRSDALRAAIACGRSAPVGSDALGPAPAACPGDR, from the coding sequence GTGGACAGCAACCTCTTCTCCCGTCGGCGCGCGGAGCGCTTCGCGCAGCTTCTCGACGAGGCCAACGGGGGCCGGCGACACCACGTCCGTTCCCGGGCCGACGACCAGTTGGCCGCGCTCGTCGCGGTGGGTCAGCGGCTGCCCGCCGCCCCGCCCGCCGTGGAGGTGGACCCGGAGTTCCGGACGGGACTGCGGGCCATGCTGCTGGCCACGGCCGAGCGCGAGGGCATCGGTGCCCCGGCCGCCGTCACCGCCGAGCCGTCGTCCCGGCGCTCCGCCGCCGACGCCGGCCGCAACCGGCTGCTGCCGGCGGTGACCGCCCGCCGGGCCCGCGCCCGGGGCGCCATCCTGGTCGGCGTCGCGGCCGGCGCCGTCGCCCTCTCGGGGATCTCGGCCGCCAGCGAGAACGCCGTACCCGGTGACGCGCTGTACGGCATGAAGCGCTCCACCGAACGCGCCCAGCTCGCGCTGGCCAGCTCGGACGTCAGCCGGGGCCAGCTGTTCCTGGACTTCGCCCGTACCCGGCTCGCCGAGGCGGCCGCGCTGCGCGGGGACGAGGACGGCTTCAGCGCGGTGCTGGACGACATGGACGCCGACACCCGCCAGGGCGTACGCCTGCTGACCACCGCCGCGACGCAGCGCTCGGACCCGGCGGCCCTGGACGCGGTCAACTCCTTCCTCACCGGCCAGCGCCGGGCGGTCGGCGGGCTCCTCGACGACGCCAGCCGGGCCGAGCGCGACCGGACCCGCCGCTCGCTCGCCCTGCTCGACGCGGCCCGCAAGCGCTCCGACGCGCTGCGGGCGGCGATCGCCTGCGGCCGGTCCGCGCCCGTCGGCAGCGACGCCCTCGGCCCGGCCCCGGCCGCCTGCCCCGGCGACCGCTGA
- a CDS encoding HAD family phosphatase has translation MARSRKVTVSTDAHGHTAGWAETDFAPLAPPEPDPTAAAFFDVDNTMMRGASIYWFARGLAARDYFTTTDLARFAWQQLRFRLLATEHAGDMSQAKEAALAFVEGWRVDDVERLAEEIFDELMAPRIWAGTRQLAQRHLDAGERVWLVSAAPVEIGRVIAARLGLTGAVGTVAEIVDGAYTGRLVGDLMHGPAKAEAVTQLAAVEGLDLRRCTAYSDSCNDLPMLSMVGRGVAVNPDAALFKEARQRGWDVRDFRTGRRAVKIAVPSTAAAGLIAGAVGAGLALHRRRRDG, from the coding sequence GTGGCCCGCAGCCGCAAGGTGACCGTCAGCACCGACGCCCACGGTCACACCGCCGGCTGGGCGGAGACCGACTTCGCGCCCCTCGCTCCCCCGGAACCCGATCCGACCGCGGCGGCCTTCTTCGACGTCGACAACACGATGATGCGGGGCGCGTCGATCTACTGGTTCGCCCGGGGCCTCGCCGCGCGCGACTACTTCACCACCACGGACCTGGCCCGGTTCGCCTGGCAGCAGCTGCGGTTCCGGCTGCTCGCCACCGAGCACGCCGGCGACATGTCGCAGGCCAAGGAGGCCGCCCTCGCCTTCGTCGAGGGCTGGCGGGTGGACGACGTGGAGCGCCTCGCGGAGGAGATCTTCGACGAGCTGATGGCGCCCCGGATCTGGGCCGGCACCCGCCAGCTCGCCCAGCGTCACCTGGACGCCGGCGAGCGGGTCTGGCTGGTCAGCGCCGCGCCGGTGGAGATCGGCCGGGTGATCGCCGCACGGCTGGGCCTGACCGGCGCGGTCGGCACGGTCGCCGAGATCGTCGACGGCGCGTACACCGGCCGGCTGGTCGGCGACCTGATGCACGGCCCGGCCAAGGCGGAGGCGGTCACCCAGCTCGCCGCCGTCGAAGGGCTGGACCTGCGCCGTTGCACCGCCTACAGCGACTCGTGCAACGACCTGCCGATGCTCTCCATGGTGGGCCGGGGCGTGGCGGTGAACCCGGACGCGGCCCTGTTCAAGGAGGCCCGGCAGCGCGGCTGGGACGTCCGCGACTTCCGCACCGGCCGCCGCGCCGTCAAGATCGCCGTACCGTCCACCGCGGCGGCCGGCCTGATCGCCGGGGCGGTCGGCGCCGGGCTGGCGCTGCACCGTCGCCGCCGCGACGGCTGA
- a CDS encoding lysophospholipid acyltransferase family protein, which produces MAGGAPGGTGPNGPAVPDRPGDHWDRKVARGLAFLRRRLSGDYEVDEFGFDPEITEAVFHPLLRMLYRDWFRTEVTGLEHVPAEGAGLVVGNHSGTVALDALILSAALHDQHPARRYLRLLGADLVFRMPVVSELARKTGGTVACNPDAERLLGNGELVGVFPEGFKGIGKLYSERYKLQRFGRGGFVSAALRTGTPIVPVAIVGGEEIYPMLADIKPLARLLKLPYFPVTPTFPLLGPLGMVPLPSKWLIEFCPPIPTAHLIDSADDPLVVFNLADQVRETIQQTLHQLLERRPDPFGP; this is translated from the coding sequence GTGGCGGGCGGGGCGCCGGGCGGCACGGGACCCAACGGGCCGGCGGTGCCGGACCGGCCCGGCGACCACTGGGACCGCAAGGTCGCCAGGGGCCTGGCGTTCCTGCGTCGTCGGCTCTCCGGCGACTACGAGGTCGACGAGTTCGGCTTCGATCCCGAGATCACCGAGGCGGTCTTCCACCCGCTGCTGCGGATGCTCTACCGGGACTGGTTCCGCACCGAGGTCACCGGCCTGGAGCACGTGCCCGCCGAGGGCGCCGGTCTGGTGGTGGGCAACCACTCCGGCACCGTGGCGCTGGACGCGCTGATCCTCTCGGCCGCGCTGCACGACCAGCACCCGGCCCGCCGCTACCTGCGGCTGCTCGGCGCCGACCTGGTCTTCCGGATGCCGGTGGTCTCCGAGCTCGCCCGCAAGACCGGCGGGACGGTCGCCTGCAACCCGGACGCCGAGCGGCTGCTCGGCAACGGCGAGCTGGTCGGCGTCTTCCCCGAGGGCTTCAAGGGCATCGGCAAGCTCTACTCCGAGCGCTACAAGCTGCAACGCTTCGGCCGGGGCGGGTTCGTCTCGGCGGCGCTGCGCACCGGCACGCCGATCGTGCCGGTCGCCATCGTCGGCGGCGAGGAGATCTATCCGATGCTCGCCGACATCAAGCCCCTGGCGCGGCTGCTCAAGCTGCCCTACTTCCCGGTCACGCCGACCTTCCCCCTGCTGGGGCCGCTCGGCATGGTGCCGCTGCCGAGCAAGTGGCTGATCGAGTTCTGCCCGCCGATCCCCACCGCGCACCTGATCGACTCCGCCGACGACCCGCTGGTCGTGTTCAACCTCGCGGACCAGGTGCGGGAGACCATCCAGCAGACCCTGCACCAGTTGCTGGAGCGGCGCCCCGACCCGTTCGGCCCCTAG
- a CDS encoding NAD-dependent epimerase/dehydratase family protein produces MTPGGTPGAPGVVVVTGVSRYLGAHVAARLAADPRIERVIGVDQPEPGAEFSDLLDRVERVRIDAGSLGGLLADLDVDAVVHLALVTSPDPQHGGRAAMKDQNVIGTMQLLAACQRAPRLRKLVVRSSTAAYGASFRDPAVFTEETEPREVPRGGFGRDILDIEGYVRGFRRRRPDVTATVLRFAPFIGSTADTTLTRYFSRPVVPTVFGRDPRLQFLHFDDALEVLHRSIVEDHPGTYNVAGPGVLSLSQAIRRAGRVAVPVLEPGLSSAAAIARNLGFGRYGLDQVDLFVHGRVVDTSRLEREYGFTPRSTAAAFDDFIRAHYGGVVVNRDQLAVAEQLVLDGIRQVRAAVREGS; encoded by the coding sequence ATGACCCCCGGTGGCACCCCAGGTGCCCCGGGGGTCGTCGTCGTCACCGGGGTCAGCCGCTACCTCGGCGCGCACGTCGCCGCCCGGCTCGCGGCCGACCCCCGCATCGAGCGGGTCATCGGCGTGGACCAGCCCGAGCCCGGCGCCGAGTTCTCCGACCTGCTCGACCGGGTCGAGCGCGTCCGCATCGACGCCGGCTCGCTCGGCGGCCTCCTCGCCGACCTCGACGTCGACGCGGTGGTCCACCTCGCCCTGGTCACCTCGCCGGACCCGCAGCACGGCGGGCGCGCGGCGATGAAGGACCAGAACGTCATTGGCACGATGCAGCTCCTCGCCGCCTGCCAGCGCGCCCCCCGCCTGCGCAAGCTCGTGGTGCGCTCCTCGACGGCCGCCTACGGGGCGTCGTTCCGCGACCCGGCCGTCTTCACCGAGGAGACCGAGCCGCGCGAGGTGCCACGCGGTGGGTTCGGCCGCGACATCCTCGACATCGAGGGGTACGTCCGCGGCTTCCGCCGCCGCCGGCCCGACGTCACCGCGACCGTGCTGCGCTTCGCGCCTTTCATCGGCTCGACCGCCGACACCACCCTCACCCGCTACTTCTCCCGGCCGGTGGTGCCCACCGTCTTCGGGCGGGACCCCCGATTGCAGTTCCTGCACTTCGACGACGCGCTGGAGGTGCTGCACCGGTCGATCGTGGAGGACCACCCGGGGACGTACAACGTGGCCGGGCCGGGCGTGCTCTCCCTGTCGCAGGCGATCCGCCGGGCCGGCCGGGTGGCCGTGCCGGTGCTGGAGCCCGGCCTCTCCAGTGCCGCCGCGATCGCCCGCAACCTCGGCTTCGGCCGCTACGGCCTGGACCAGGTCGACCTCTTCGTGCACGGCCGGGTCGTCGACACCAGCCGGCTGGAGCGGGAGTACGGCTTCACGCCCCGCTCCACCGCCGCCGCCTTCGACGACTTCATCCGCGCCCACTACGGCGGTGTCGTGGTGAACCGGGACCAGCTGGCCGTCGCGGAGCAGCTCGTGCTGGACGGGATCCGGCAGGTCCGGGCGGCCGTGCGGGAGGGCTCGTGA
- a CDS encoding 30S ribosomal protein bS22 → MGSVVKKRRKRMAKKKHRKLLRKTRVQRRRLGK, encoded by the coding sequence ATGGGCTCGGTGGTCAAGAAGCGCCGCAAGCGCATGGCTAAGAAGAAGCACCGCAAGCTGCTGCGCAAGACCCGCGTCCAGCGTCGCCGTCTCGGCAAGTGA
- a CDS encoding helix-turn-helix domain-containing protein: protein MAGSQSDGRLSEVKFLTVAEVATVMRVSKMTVYRLVHSGELTAVRVGRSFRVPEHAVHEYLRGAFQETA from the coding sequence ATGGCCGGGTCGCAGTCCGACGGACGGCTGTCGGAGGTCAAGTTCCTCACCGTCGCCGAGGTGGCGACGGTGATGCGGGTGTCGAAGATGACGGTCTACCGCCTGGTGCACAGCGGTGAGCTCACCGCGGTCCGGGTCGGCCGGTCGTTCCGGGTGCCCGAACACGCGGTGCACGAATACCTGCGGGGCGCCTTTCAGGAGACCGCCTGA
- a CDS encoding YrdB family protein, producing the protein MKALGLLLLFLLELAVLAVGGWWGWTLDAATPVRVGAAGAVPLLLAALWGVLGSPKARVPLPAAGKHAFQAAWFVAGGGMLALRGLPLAGVALVVAWAVTVTLLRLTGRPA; encoded by the coding sequence GTGAAGGCCCTGGGACTGCTGCTGCTCTTCCTGCTGGAACTGGCCGTGCTGGCCGTCGGCGGCTGGTGGGGCTGGACCCTGGACGCGGCGACGCCCGTCCGGGTGGGCGCCGCCGGCGCCGTGCCGCTGCTGCTCGCCGCGCTCTGGGGCGTCCTCGGCTCGCCGAAGGCCCGCGTGCCGCTGCCGGCGGCGGGCAAGCACGCGTTCCAGGCCGCCTGGTTCGTGGCGGGTGGCGGGATGCTCGCCCTGCGCGGGCTGCCGCTGGCCGGGGTTGCGCTGGTCGTGGCGTGGGCGGTCACCGTCACCCTGCTCCGCCTGACGGGCCGCCCCGCCTGA
- a CDS encoding TetR/AcrR family transcriptional regulator: MPRAGLTQGSVVREAARLADEVGADQLTLAALAGRLGVALPSLYKHVRGADALAQKLSALATAELADELTAAVAGRAGGEALRAVAAAYRAYAHRHPGRYPATQRVPDPTDPEHVIAGERAVGAIRATLRGYGLDGDDALDATRMLRSTLHGFVSLEAAGGFGLPRAVDASFDNLVAALDVAFRSWPRR, translated from the coding sequence GTGCCTAGGGCCGGGCTGACCCAGGGCAGCGTGGTGCGCGAGGCGGCCCGGCTCGCCGACGAGGTCGGCGCCGACCAGCTCACCCTCGCCGCGCTGGCCGGCCGGCTCGGCGTCGCGCTGCCCAGCCTCTACAAGCACGTCCGGGGGGCAGACGCGCTCGCCCAGAAGCTCTCCGCGCTGGCCACCGCCGAACTCGCCGACGAACTGACCGCCGCCGTCGCCGGCCGGGCCGGCGGGGAGGCGCTGCGGGCCGTCGCCGCCGCCTACCGGGCGTACGCCCACCGGCACCCCGGTCGCTACCCGGCCACCCAACGGGTGCCGGACCCGACCGACCCGGAACACGTCATCGCTGGCGAGCGGGCCGTCGGGGCGATCCGGGCCACCCTGCGGGGCTACGGGCTCGACGGCGACGACGCCCTCGACGCGACCCGGATGCTGCGCAGCACCCTGCACGGATTCGTCTCGCTGGAGGCGGCCGGCGGGTTCGGGCTGCCCCGCGCCGTCGACGCCTCCTTCGACAACCTGGTCGCCGCGCTGGACGTCGCGTTCCGGTCCTGGCCCCGGCGGTAA
- a CDS encoding alpha/beta fold hydrolase produces the protein MAVSYVERASGRIAYEVHGRGPLVVLSHGMGENRGSFRHLVPLLVAAGHQVASVDVRGHGSSTAGWPSYAPAEVGADLLAVVRDLGGGPATLVGSSSSAAAVVFAAADGPALVDGIVQVAPFVEEPKLNPVTRVVQTAVLRSPRIFGLFHRTLFPCDRPADDAAYRRAMVANLREPGRMAAMRGVLAPAEPHWTARAREVRQPVLVLMGTRDPDFPDPGAGARAARRLFATAEARMIDDSGHYPHADQPARTAAQLTEFLAVTGA, from the coding sequence ATGGCAGTTAGCTACGTGGAGCGCGCCAGCGGACGCATCGCCTACGAGGTGCACGGGCGGGGGCCGCTCGTGGTCCTCTCGCACGGCATGGGGGAGAACCGTGGCTCCTTCCGCCACCTGGTTCCGCTGCTCGTCGCGGCCGGGCACCAGGTGGCGTCGGTGGACGTCCGGGGGCACGGCTCGTCCACCGCCGGCTGGCCGTCGTACGCCCCGGCGGAGGTCGGTGCCGACCTGCTCGCGGTGGTCCGCGACCTCGGCGGCGGGCCGGCCACCCTGGTGGGCAGCTCGTCCAGCGCGGCGGCCGTGGTGTTCGCCGCCGCCGACGGTCCCGCGCTGGTCGACGGCATCGTCCAGGTCGCCCCGTTCGTCGAGGAGCCGAAGCTCAACCCGGTCACGCGGGTGGTCCAGACCGCCGTGCTGCGCAGCCCCCGGATCTTCGGGCTGTTCCACCGCACGCTCTTCCCGTGCGACCGGCCGGCCGACGACGCGGCGTACCGCAGGGCGATGGTCGCCAACCTGCGCGAGCCCGGCCGGATGGCGGCGATGCGCGGCGTGCTCGCGCCGGCCGAGCCGCACTGGACAGCCCGCGCCCGCGAGGTCCGGCAGCCGGTGCTGGTGCTGATGGGCACGAGGGACCCGGACTTCCCCGACCCGGGCGCCGGGGCGCGGGCGGCCCGCCGGCTGTTCGCCACCGCCGAGGCGCGGATGATCGACGACTCCGGCCACTACCCCCACGCCGACCAGCCGGCCCGCACCGCCGCCCAGCTCACCGAGTTCCTGGCGGTCACCGGTGCCTAG
- a CDS encoding VOC family protein, whose amino-acid sequence MPLTRATAPHLRIARPSRDLAAAERFWVGGLGLDVLWRAAAKVPGEHDLLMVGWPGEHWHLELVGGEQLAVAPSPADLLVLYLDGPVDDELVRELERAGGTRVSAGPYWDRWGVTVADPDGYRLVLSTRGWSNDRLTSSTSRPGRRT is encoded by the coding sequence ATGCCACTCACCCGCGCCACCGCCCCGCACCTGCGCATCGCCCGACCGAGCCGCGACCTGGCGGCCGCCGAACGCTTCTGGGTCGGTGGGCTCGGCCTCGACGTGCTCTGGCGCGCCGCCGCCAAGGTGCCGGGCGAGCACGACCTGCTCATGGTCGGCTGGCCGGGCGAGCACTGGCACCTGGAACTCGTCGGCGGGGAACAGCTCGCCGTCGCGCCGTCGCCTGCGGACCTGCTGGTGCTCTACCTCGACGGCCCCGTCGACGACGAGCTGGTCCGGGAACTGGAACGGGCCGGCGGGACGAGGGTCTCCGCCGGCCCGTACTGGGACCGCTGGGGGGTGACGGTGGCCGATCCGGACGGCTACCGCCTGGTGCTGAGCACCCGGGGCTGGTCGAACGACCGACTCACTTCTTCGACATCACGGCCCGGCCGAAGAACATGA
- a CDS encoding proline dehydrogenase family protein, producing MLRTVILAASRSPQVERLVATAPFTRDLVRRFVAGAKTDDALRATRELVDDGLAVTLDNLGEDTVTPEQATATRDEYVGLLKLLSGAGLTPAAEVSVKLSALGQMFDEQLAYDNARAICAAAEEAGTTVTLDMEDHTTTDSTLDILAKLRKDHPSTGAVLQAYLRRTESDCRELATAGSRVRLCKGAYKEPESVAYQSAREVDKSYVRCMNILMSGDGYPMLATHDPRLIAIGEDRARWFDRGPERFEFQMLYGIRPEEQARLAGEGYTVRVYLPYGEDWYGYLMRRLAERPANLMFFGRAVMSKK from the coding sequence ATGCTCCGTACCGTCATCCTCGCCGCCTCCCGGTCACCCCAGGTCGAGCGGCTCGTCGCGACGGCCCCGTTCACCCGGGACCTCGTCCGCCGGTTCGTCGCCGGCGCCAAGACCGACGACGCGTTGCGCGCGACCCGCGAACTCGTCGACGACGGTCTCGCGGTCACCCTCGACAACCTCGGCGAGGACACCGTCACCCCCGAGCAGGCCACCGCCACCCGCGACGAGTACGTCGGGCTGCTGAAGCTGCTCTCCGGCGCGGGGCTCACCCCGGCCGCCGAGGTGAGCGTCAAGCTGTCGGCGCTCGGCCAGATGTTCGACGAGCAGCTCGCCTACGACAACGCGCGGGCGATCTGCGCCGCCGCCGAGGAGGCGGGCACCACGGTCACCCTGGACATGGAGGACCACACCACCACCGACTCGACGCTGGACATCCTCGCCAAGCTGCGCAAGGACCACCCGTCGACCGGCGCCGTGCTCCAGGCGTACCTGCGGCGCACCGAGTCGGACTGCCGCGAGCTGGCCACGGCCGGCTCCCGGGTGCGGCTGTGCAAGGGCGCTTACAAGGAGCCGGAGTCGGTGGCCTACCAGTCCGCGCGCGAGGTGGACAAGTCCTACGTGCGCTGCATGAACATCCTCATGTCCGGCGACGGCTACCCGATGCTGGCCACCCACGACCCCCGCCTGATCGCCATCGGGGAGGACCGGGCCCGCTGGTTCGACCGCGGCCCCGAGCGGTTCGAGTTCCAGATGCTGTACGGCATCCGCCCGGAGGAGCAGGCCCGGCTGGCCGGCGAGGGCTACACCGTGCGGGTCTACCTGCCCTACGGCGAGGACTGGTACGGCTACCTGATGCGCCGGCTCGCCGAGCGCCCGGCCAACCTCATGTTCTTCGGCCGGGCCGTGATGTCGAAGAAGTGA